A window from Culex pipiens pallens isolate TS chromosome 3, TS_CPP_V2, whole genome shotgun sequence encodes these proteins:
- the LOC120413212 gene encoding uncharacterized protein LOC120413212: protein MEIMEEGNLMDRIPILLQRDLEYYEANQKVLQENICPGVVGGKLDFPRSASFASVKIVKWLEDEYFAAYRKNSGLLDLDDVLRDNQGKESDDAAGCGGIVKSSDPEKFVLLVVKSVDNMLEHLHTLSQEALDHADLTVLTATIGASALIKNSLFIWLGCVTKNVCPPKGDEKGGSLKMSYKQYSEMTEALAERLLDLHCRLLTMYIIQDADSLHWESQHPFFESERGSYTVQLWWLYMQGTKQDLWSSVPPTMAQRVFAGMLNETLTVLTVRYTQTVPSRARSTLLLVDISNILLCAGVLLPAICENGEAFVGLNISNQSKIIRDIHSKCQELFCCLLLRGVPLGVLYKITKKGVNSIAMFNQRQGLITPWTIFALPKLFPTNQNGHWATRCSELPTNTALSLELKVLLAAPQANWWLILKALLMREAHLSSLIFHHLIKNVPSGDNYINSSKQPSINRESMSRKCDGFLCGLECNDIVQWSLEQKDPIGQTNYQVLMGLTYIVIIAGKTSDVNRTLISALEKSKLNDWASCLDRRQVWNQKRPPWLEAILHLVYPILDPIIHMLVAAVQNTASVYQAMSLSLSCFSEMWDCIPDCLYTVVTCLIEILPAEIRPLGDSVLIQVLYMALYSKLLEAAESEAEAEQKEQKESKDSQTPPAPPPEGYVSTINMKPRSVICQTLAEAICFIDEDNKHTEQLNSLIAQARESQRAASTLETEMEEAVGLSFASTSKIDELDAFVHHTPSVRSEEEFDVENAEYIAELLVSDVVVSAVGKLSMKMIYQYIRKNIEWILQQLGVSDVEVNPQPNPGQNIKEEQQTLIDIMFHIGNQSFDQLLSGQLDIDYNSWFQTPMSMSAEKAWLQVSQRWEFQPSAKLSVHEALMVSFITSVLKP, encoded by the exons ATGGAGATTATGGAAGAAGGAAATCTCATGGACAGGATTCCGATCCTGCTCCAGCGAGACTTGGAGTATTACGAG GCCAACCAAAAAGTGCTTCAGGAGAATATCTGTCCCGGAGTGGTCGGTGGCAAGCTGGACTTTCCGCGGTCTGCTTCGTTTGCGTCGGTGAAGATCGTCAAGTGGTTGGAGGATGAATACTTTGCCGCGTACAGAAAGAACTCGGGATTGTTGGATTTGGACGACGTCCTTCGGGATAATCAGGGCAAAGAGAGCGACGATGCGGCCGGATGTGGCGGTATAGTTAAGTCTTCGGATCCAGAGAAGTTTGTACTGTTGGTGGTAAAATCAGTGGACAATATGCTGGAACATCTCCACACGTTGTCCCAGGAAGCTTTGGATCACGCTGACCTAACTGTGCTGACGGCCACGATTGGCGCCTCGGCCTTGATCAAGAATAGTTTGTTCATTTGGCTGGGGTGTGTTACCAAGAATGTGTGTCCGCCCAAGGGTGACGAGAAGGGAGGATCGTTGAAGATGAGCTACAAACAGTACTCCGAGATGACGGAAGCCCTGGCGGAACGACTGCTGGATCTTCACTGCAGGTTGTTGACCATGTACATTATACAGGACGCGGACAGTCTCCACTGGGAGAGTCAACATCCGTTTTTTGAGTCGGAACGAGGATCGTACACTGTCCAGCTGTGGTGGTTATACATGCAGGGTACCAAGCAGGACCTGTGGAGTTCGGTACCTCCGACGATGGCTCAACGGGTCTTTGCCGGCATGCTAAACGAAACGCTAACGGTGCTAACGGTACGCTATACGCAAACGGTACCAAGTCGCGCTCGGTCAACGCTTTTACTGGTGGACATTTCAAACATTCTACTCTGTGCCGGAGTTCTGTTGCCGGCGATCTGCGAAAATGGCGAAGCGTTCGTGGGACTTAATATTTCTAACCAAAGCAAGATCATACGCGACATTCACTCCAAGTGCCAGGAACTGTTTTGCTGTCTGCTGCTTCGAGGAGTCCCACTTGGTGTTTTATACAAG ATCACCAAAAAAGGCGTTAACTCGATCGCCATGTTTAACCAACGCCAGGGTCTCATAACCCCGTGGACCATTTTCGCCCTTCCAAAACTCTTTCCCACGAATCAAAACGGTCACTGGGCTACGCGTTGTTCAGAACTACCTACGAACACCGCACTCTCGCTGGAGCTTAAAGTACTGCTGGCGGCCCCGCAAGCCAACTGGTGGTTGATTCTCAAAGCTCTACTGATGAGGGAGGCCCACTTGTCTTCGCTGATATTTCACCACTTGATCAAGAACGTTCCATCGGGGGACAACTACATTAACAGTTCCAAGCAGCCGTCGATCAACCGCGAGAGCATGTCCCGCAAGTGCGATGGCTTTCTGTGCGGACTCGAGTGCAACGATATCGTGCAGTGGTCGCTGGAGCAGAAGG ATCCCATCGGTCAAACCAACTACCAAGTGTTGATGGGTCTAACCTACATCGTGATCATTGCCGGCAAAACGTCGGATGTAAACAGGACGCTCATTTCCGCGCTGGAGAAGAGCAAACTGAACGACTGGGCTTCCTGTCTGGATCGTCGCCAGGTGTGGAACCAGAAGAGACCGCCATGGTTGGAAGCCATTCTGCACCTGGTCTATCCGATCCTGGACCCGATCATCCACATGCTGGTCGCGGCTGTTCAAAACACCGCAAGTGTCTACCAGGCAATGTCCCTGTCGTTGTCTTGCTTTTCGGAAATGTGGGACTGCATTCCGGACTGTTTGTACACGGTGGTGACTTGCTTGATCGAGATTCTACCGGCGGAGATCAGGCCGCTGGGTGATTCGGTGTTGATCCAGGTGTTGTACATGGCTCTGTACTCGAAGTTGCTGGAGGCTGCCGAGAGTGAAGCGGAAGCCGAGCAGAAGGAGCAGAAAGAATCAAAGGATTCGCAGACTCCGCCGGCACCGCCTCCGGAGGGTTACGTCTCGACGATCAACATGAAACCCAGATCGGTCATTTGCCAGACGTTGGCCGAAGCGATCTGCTTCATCGACGAGGATAACAAGCACACCGAGCAGCTGAACTCGCTGATCGCGCAGGCCCGGGAGAGCCAGCGGGCGGCCAGTACGCTGGAGACGGAGATGGAGGAAGCGGTCGGGTTGAGCTTTGCCAGTACTTCCAAGATCGACGAGCTGGATGCGTTCGTACATCATACGCCAAGCGTTCGCTCGGAGGAAGAGTTCGACGTGGAGAACGCGGAGTACATTGCGGAGTTGCTGGTCAGCGATGTGGTTGTGAGTGCCGTTGGAAAACTTAGTATGAAG ATGATCTATCAATACATTCGAAAGAACATTGAGTGGATCTTGCAGCAGCTGGGGGTGAGTGACGTTGAGGTGAATCCTCAGCCTAACCCCGGCCAGAACATCAAGGAAGAGCAGCAAACGCTGATCGACATAATGTTCCACATCGGGAATCAGTCCTTCGATCAGCTGCTCAGCGGTCAGCTGGACATCGATTACAACAGCTGGTTCCAGACGCCGATGTCGATGAGTGCGGAAAAGGCATGGCTGCAGGTTTCACAGCGCTGGGAGTTCCAACCGTCGGCAAAGCTATCCGTCCATGAAGCTTTGATGGTGTCTTTTATTACTTCTGTGCTGAAACCCTAG